In Actinoplanes octamycinicus, the genomic window CGCCGCCCTGGCGAGCGGCCACCGCCGGCGTGCGATTCAGATCTTCCTGCGTGACGTCGTCGGACTGCCCCGCCTGCCGGCCTGGCTGTCCGCGGTGCTGGTCGCCGCGGTGCCGCGCTGGCGGCGGCTGATCCCGCGCCAGCTCGACGACAACGCCGCCATCGACGCGCTCGGCGACCGGCGCGCCGCGTACGCCGCCATCCGGTGTCCGGTGCTGCTGCTCGGCGGCGAGCGCAGTCCGCGGCACCTGGCCGAGCGGCTGTCCGCGCTGGCCGCGGTCATCCCCGGGGCGGAGCGGGTGACCCTGCCCGGCCAGGGGCACGGCGCCAACCTGCGGGCACCGGCCCGGGTCGCGGGTGTGGTGGCGGCCTTCGCCGACCGGGTGTTCGCCTGACCGGGAAGGAGGCGGGAATGCGGAGCCGATGGTTCGTCGCGGCCCTGCTGCTGACCGCGGTCACCGCTTTTGCCCTGCTGCTGCTTCCGACGGTGGCCGTGCACCGGAGCGGGTCTACGGACCGGGTGGTGAGCCTTGGGGCGGACCAGCCCGCTGTCGCTCCTGTGCTGGCCGCACCGGTGCTGCTGTGTGCCCTGCCGCTGCTGGTGCCTCGCCGTTGTCGTCGTGGCGCGGCCTGGGCGGGCGTCACGGCGCTGACCATTGTCGTGCTTCTCGGCCTGCTCTCGGTCGGACTGTTCTTTGTGCCCGGTGCGATCCTGATGGCGATCGGAGCCGTCCGGCTCGACGACTCGGACTCCTGAGGAGAACCATGCGTATCGTCTTCGTCGCGGCGCCACTGCAAGGGCATCTGCTGCCGCTGGTTCCGCTCGCGGCGGCCTGCCGCGACGCCGGGCACGACGTGGTCCTGGCCGGCGGCGGCTTCCCCGGCGACGTGCTCGGTCTGCGGACCGCCGACATCGGCGCCCGGTTCCATCTGCAGCGGAGCGCCCTGCGGGTGGCCCTGCGCCGGCCCGGCCTGGCCCGCGCCGAGCTGCGCGGCACCGCCGGCCAGGAGATGGTCGGTGAGCTGTTCGGCCGCGCCAACCAGGCGCTGATCGACCCGCTGCTGGCGCTCGCGCGGCGCGAACGACCCGATCTGATCGTCTACGAGTCGCTGAGCGAGGCGGGCGCCGTGGTCGCCGCCCGGCTCGGCGTTCCCTCGGTCCTGCAGGAGGCTTCGCTGTGGCCGGCCACCGAGCTCTTCCGGGCGGTGGCCGGGAGCCGGGCGATGAGAGGGCAGGACGTCCCGGCCCCGGCCCTGACCATCGCCACGACGCCGCCCAGCCTGCGCGGCGCCCCCGCGGCGGACGAGTTCAGCATGCGGCCGGTTCCGTTCTCCGGTGGCGGCGCCGTCCCGGACTGGCTGCTCAGCGCCGGCGACCGGCCCCGCGTGGTGGTCAGCCGCAGCACCCTCACCGGTCCGAACAGCGGCGACCCCGGCCCCGCCGTGATCGCCGCGGCGGCCCAGGTGGACGCCGAGTTCGTGCTGGTCCGGCCGGCGGTCACCGGACACCTGCCGGCGAACGTGCGGACGGTCGACCGGGTGCCGCTCGACCGGGTGCTGCCGTTCGCCGCCGCGTTCGTCCACCACGGCGGCGCCGGCAGCGTGCTGGGCGGCCTGGCCGTGGGCGTGCCGCAGCTGGCCACGCCCGGCGCGGGCGACCGGCGCTACAACGCCGGACTGCTGGCGCGCCGCGGCGCCGGCCTGGCCGTCGAGGCGAAGGCGATCGGCGCGGCCGACCTGACCACGCTGCTCACCGACGGCGCGCTGCGGACCGCGGCTAAGGAGGTCGCCGCGGAGATCGCCGCGATGCCGGCCCCGGCCACCGTGGTGCCCGCGCTCGAAAAGCTCTAGGACGAGCGGAACAGGTAGTTGTTGGTGTGGGGGCAGACCCGCTCGGCCGGCACCCACCCCCGCTGCCACGTGTACATCGTGTAACCCCGCGCCGTCAGCCAGGCGACGACGTCACCGGGGGAGTGGTCGTAACGGGCCGTGTGCCGTTCCTCGATCTCGATGAACATCGCCGGCCGGAACCGCTCCACCGTCCGCGCCGCCCCGTGCAGCACGTGCAGTTCACCGCCCTCCACATCGATCTTCACGAAGTCCAGCCGCTCCAGCCCCGCCTCCGCGACCAGCGCGTCCACCGTGCTGACCTCGACGACCACGTCCTCGTGCCGGACGAACTCCGCGGTGGAGCCCAGCCCCCGGCTCTCCCGGCCGAGGAACGACCTGCTGGTCGCCGGCCCGCTCGCGGTGTAGGGCACCCGCATCGCGGCCCGCCCCGGCTGCGCGCCGAGCGCCACCGCGTGATGCCGGACGTTGCCGCGCCGCCGCGCGCCGAGCACCCGCGACCAGAACGGGTGCCCGAAGCTCAACGGCTCCACGCTGTGCACCAGCCCGGCCGGTCCGACCAGGTCGGACAGCGTCCGGCTGTAGAGGCCGGCCGCCGATCCGACGTCCAGGCACACGTCGCCGGGCCGGACCAGCCCGCCGATCGTGTGCAGCTCGTTGTCCAGGTAGCGGGTGTGCCGCGACAGGGTGTTCGCCACCGCGTTGAGGATCGTCACGGGACCCGAAGGTAGGCGGTGGCCACGGTCCGCGAATCGGCCCGCGGAACTAAGCCCCCGGGCTTACCAACCCCATCTCGTACGCGATGATCACCAGCTGGACGCGGTCCCGGGCGTCCAGTTTGGTGAACAGCCGGGCCAGGTGCGCCTTCGCGGTGGCCGGGCTGATGTGCAGGTCAGTGGCGATCTCGGCGTTCGACCGGCCGAGCCCGACCAGGGTCAGCACCTCCCGCTCCCGCTCGGTGATCCCGTCCGACGAGCGATAGACCGGCGCGGGCACCGCGGGCCGCCCGGCGAACTGGGCGATCAGCCGCCGGGTCACGCTCGGCGCGATCAGCGCGTCGCCGCCCGCGACCACCCGGACCGCGTTCAGGATGTCGTCCAGCGCCATGTCCTTGACCAGGAAACCGCTGGCCCCGGCGCGCAGCGCGGCGTACACGTACTCGTCGTCGTCGAACGTGGTCAGCATCAGCACCTTGGCCGGGTCGGTGCCGCCGAGGATGTGCCGGGTGGCCTCGATGCCGTCCATGACCGGCATCCGGATGTCCATCACCACCACGTCCGGCCGGTGCTCGCGGGCCAGCCGGACCGCCTCGGCGCCGTTGCCGGCCTCGTCGACCACGGTCAGGTCCTCGGCGTCGTTGATCAACACCCGTAGTCCGTTACGGATCAGTGGCTGGTCGTCCACCAGCAGCACCCGGACGCTCACGAGCCCTCGCCCGGCAGCGGGATGCGGGCGTGCACCCGGAAGCCGCCGGACGTGCCCCGACCGGCGCTGAAGTCGCCGCCGAGCAGGCTGACCCGCTCGCGCATCCCGGAGATCCCGAATCCGTGGTCGCTGCTGCCGGCGCCGCCGCGCCCGCCGTCGATCACCTCGATGGTCAGCTCCCGATCATCCTGTTCGATCACCACGTCGCATCGGTCGGTGCCGGCGTGCCGGATCACGTTGGTCATCGCCTCCTGGACGATACGGAACGCGGACAGATCGATGTCCGGCGGCAGCGGCGCCTGCGCGCCGCTGCGCAGCAGGGAGACCGTCAAACCCGCCTTTCCGGTACGGGTGATCAGGTCCTCCAGGTCGCCCAGTCCGGGCGCCGGATCCCGGACCGCCGGACCGGTCTCGAGGTCGTTGCGCCGCAGCGTGCCGAGCATCCGGCGGAGCGCGGCCGCGGTGTCCCGGCTGGTCTCCTCGATGACGGCGAGCGCGTTGCGGGCCTCGTCCGGCTGGGTGCCGATCACCCGGCGGCCCATCCCGGCCTGCACCGCGATCACCCCGATGCTGTGCGCGATCATGTCGTGCAGCTCGCGGGCGATCCGCAGCCGCTCGGCCTGCACCGCGCGCACCTCGGCCTCGACCCGCTGCGCCACCGCGAACTGGCGCCGCTGCCGGACCGAGTTGCCGATCAGCCACGCCGTGGCCAGCGCCAGGAGCTGGATGGTCCAGACGACGGTCAGGTCGATCGGGTTGTCGACCGCGGCGAGCGTCATCTGCACGGCGAGGGTCACCAGCGCCGCCGGGATCGAGCGCCGGCGCGGCGTCGAGGCGGCCACGTTGCCCACCATGATGTCGGCCAGGACCAGCAGCGGGATCAGCATGGCCCGGCCGGCGAACATGTGGTGCACGGTCGGCACGAAGACCGCCCCGCTGATCAGCACCACGGCCAGTGCCGCCGTCGCGTGCCGGCGCATCAACCCGACCGGCAGGGCCAGCGTCACGACGAGCGCGCCGACCCACAGCGCACTGGCCGTGAACGGCATGAGCGCTACCAGCAGCAGGGCGAGCGGGAAGAGCAGCGCGAGACCCCAGCGGGACAGGCCGTTAACCATGGCGCTGATCGTATCGGCGCTGGTCAGCACGTACATCGGCCTGCGGGCGTAAGCCCCGGGGCTACCCGCCGCTCACCGCGATGTGATCCACGAGCCGATGTGGGTCTATGTCTGCGGCCAGCAGATTGGCGGCCATGAAGAAGAACGTCGTGCTCGCCGTCCTCGCCATGATCGTGACGCCGTCGGCGAGCACCCTGCTCGCGCCCCCGGCGACCGCACCACCCGCCTCGATCACCCGGCCGCCCGGGCAGTACCTGCTGTTCGACCCGGCTGGCCAGGGCCGGGTCGCGCAGGTCTTCGGCGACCTGGACACCGCGCGGCGGATCGCGGTCCTGGTGCCCGGCATGTCGAACCGGCTGGCGAACTTCTGGCGCGGCGTCGGCGGCAGGAACTATCGGTCTCCGGCGACCCAGGCGGCGAACCTGCGGCAGGCGATGGGCCCCGGCGAGCACGCGGTGATCGCCTGGCTCGGCTACGACACCCCGCAGACCATGCGGCAGGCCGGCCGCCAGGAGCTGGCCGCGACCGGCGCCGACAACCTGGTCGCGTTCGTCGGCGAGCTGGCCGCCGCCCACCCGAACGCCACGATCACGCTGCTCGGGCACAGCTACGGCTCCACGGTGATCGGCCTGGCCGCGTCCCGGCTGCCGGCCCGGGTCACCGACATCGCCGTCTTCGGCAGCCCGGGGATGGGCGTCGACCGCGTCGCCGAGCTGGGCACCAGCGCCCGGGTCTGGGCCGGGCAGAGCGCGGGGGACTGGGTCCGCTGGGTGCCCGGGATCCGCTGGTTCGGCATCGGGCACGGCACCAAACCGGCCGACCCCGCCTTCGGCGCGCGGCTCTTCGCCACCGCCGACGTCGACGACCACGACCACTACCTGGCGCCGGGCACCGACTCGCTCGCCGCGCTGGCCCGGATCGCCGGAGGGACCCCATGACAATCCACGACCGCGACCGTACGGTCGACGCCCTGCGCGCCGTCGCCATCCTCGGCGTCGTCCTCGGGCACTGGCTGGTGTCCGCGCTGGTCAGCGACCCGGCCCAGCCGACGGCGTGGCACGGCGCGAGCCCGCTCGCGGAGCATCCGGCGCTGACCCCGGCGACCTGGCTGCTGCAGACGCTGGGGCTGTTCTTCTTCGCCGGCGGGTTCGCGGCGTCCCGCGGCCTGCGCAGCCGGGCGGTGTGGCCGTGGCTGACCAGCCGGGTCAGCCGCCTGCTCCGGCCGATCGCGGTCCTCGCCGCGGTGTGGCTGCCCGCGCTGTGGCTGCTGGAGCTGGCCGGCGCCCCGGAGAGCACCCGCCACGCGGTGTGGTCGCTGGTCACGCATCCGATGTGGTTTCTGATCGTGTACGTCGTGCTGCTCGCTCTGACGCCGCTGCTGCGCGCCGCCGTGACCCGCTCCGGTCTCTGGGCGCCGCTGGCGCCGGTCGCCCTGATCGCGGCCAGCGATCTCGCCCGGCACCTGGGCGCCGACTCGCCGCTGCTCCTGCTGGCCGCGCCGGTCGGCTGGGCCGCGCCCTACCTGCTGGGGATCGCGCTGTCCGAAGGCCGGCTGACGCGCCGGCACGGTCTCGCCCTGGCCGCCGGCGGCATCATCACCGGCGCGGTCCTGGTCGGCGTGGCCGGCTATCCGGCGAGCGCGGTCGGCGTCCCCGGCGACAACTGGTCCAACCTCGACCCGCCGTCACTGTTCGCCCTGGCCCTGGCCGCCGCCCAGCTCGGCGTGTTCCTGCTGGTGCGCCCCCGGCTGGCCGGCTGGCTGCGGCACCCGAAGCTGTGGCTGCCGGTGGTGGTGCTCAACCTCGCCGCGATGACCCTGTTCTGCTGGCACCAGACCGCCCTGTTGCTGGTCAGCTTCGCGAGCCTGCCGGCCGGGCCGCTGCCCGGCCTGCTCGACGCGCCGACCGGGTGGTGGCCGCTGCACCGGCTGCTGTGGCTACCGGTTTTCGCCCTGGTCCTGGCCGCCCTCGTCGCCCTCTTCCAGCGCCGCCGGCACCCGGCCGTAGATCAGCCGCAGGATCGCGTCGGTCAGCGTGTCCAGCAGCTCGTCCTCGTCGAAGGCGCCCGGGTCGGCGTAGACCTCGGCGAACATCGCGCCGCGCAGGTGGACGGCCATCTTGGCGAGCAGGTCGGGCGGCCCGCCCACGGTCAGCCCGGCGCGCGCGTCCCGCTCGATGCGCTTGCTGAACAGCGTGCAGCCGCGCCGGACCAACCGGTCCCGGATCTGCAGGACATCGTCGCCCGGGTCGGGGGCCAGGAACGCCTCGCGCAGCCATCGGCCGTCGACCTTCCACCGGGCCAGCCCGGCGGCCAGGCCGCGGCGCAGCCCCGCGCGGTCCAGGCCGTCGGAGTCCAGCCACTCGGCCACCTCCAGGTCGGCCTCGGCGATGCCCTGGTCGACGACCGCGGCGAACAGCGCCTGCTTGGACTCGAAGTAGAAGTAGAAGCCGGACCGGGTGATGCCGGCCGCCCCGGCCAGCTCGTCGATGGTGACCTGGCTGATCGGCTTGTCCCGGAAGACCGCCCGCGCGGCGTCGACCAGGGCCTGCTCCCGTTGGTCGCCTTTGGTGGGGGCCCGGCGGCTCTTGATGGCTGGCACGGCGCCGACTCTACAACCCATCAAATGTAATTGACGCCGCATCTTTGGTTTTTGACACAGCGTTGAAAACTGTCGGCGGCGGGTCTACGTTCGGGTCATGCCCTCAAGAACGCGCTTGGCGTTGCCCGTCGCCTGCTACGTCGTGCTGCTCGTCTCCGCGCTGCAGACCCTGGTCGTCCCGGTGGTCGCCAACATCCGGGCCGACCTGGGCGTCTCGACCAGCGCGGCCAGCTGGGTGGTGACCGCGAACCTGCTGGCCGCCGCGGTGCTCACCCCGATGCTCGGCCGCCTCGGCGACCTGCACGGCCGCCGCCCGGTGATGCTTGGCGTGCTGACCGTGGTGCTGCTCGGCTCGGTGCTGGCCGCCACCACGTCCAGCCTGCCGCTGCTGCTCGCCGGCCGGGTCGCCCAGGCGGCCAGTTTCGGGCTGTTCCCGCTGGCCATCGGCGTGCTCCGGGAGGAGCTGCCGCCGCACCGGCTGACCGGCGCGATGGCCCTGGTCAGCGGCATGCTGTCGGTCGGCGCCGGGTTCGGCCTGGTGGTCACCGGCCTGCTGATGCGCCACGGCGGCGACTACCACCAGTTGTTCTGGCTCGCCACCGCGCTGACCCTGATCGGCCTGGCCGGGGTGTGGCTGCTGCCGTCCCGCCCGGGCGCCGCCACCGGCACCCTCGACGGGATCGGTGCCGGGTTGCTCGGGCTCGGCCTGGTGCTGCTGATCCTGC contains:
- a CDS encoding response regulator codes for the protein MSVRVLLVDDQPLIRNGLRVLINDAEDLTVVDEAGNGAEAVRLAREHRPDVVVMDIRMPVMDGIEATRHILGGTDPAKVLMLTTFDDDEYVYAALRAGASGFLVKDMALDDILNAVRVVAGGDALIAPSVTRRLIAQFAGRPAVPAPVYRSSDGITEREREVLTLVGLGRSNAEIATDLHISPATAKAHLARLFTKLDARDRVQLVIIAYEMGLVSPGA
- a CDS encoding alpha/beta fold hydrolase gives rise to the protein MTTVTEGAGPPILILHAGMNDETAWRRVAARLTARFLVVRVRRRRYRMDLDPPPGLAAETADAVAVARTLGRPALLVGHSSGAVVALEALLAGPDAFAGAILYEPPVVVGAPLGGDATVRARAALASGHRRRAIQIFLRDVVGLPRLPAWLSAVLVAAVPRWRRLIPRQLDDNAAIDALGDRRAAYAAIRCPVLLLGGERSPRHLAERLSALAAVIPGAERVTLPGQGHGANLRAPARVAGVVAAFADRVFA
- a CDS encoding sensor histidine kinase, with amino-acid sequence MVNGLSRWGLALLFPLALLLVALMPFTASALWVGALVVTLALPVGLMRRHATAALAVVLISGAVFVPTVHHMFAGRAMLIPLLVLADIMVGNVAASTPRRRSIPAALVTLAVQMTLAAVDNPIDLTVVWTIQLLALATAWLIGNSVRQRRQFAVAQRVEAEVRAVQAERLRIARELHDMIAHSIGVIAVQAGMGRRVIGTQPDEARNALAVIEETSRDTAAALRRMLGTLRRNDLETGPAVRDPAPGLGDLEDLITRTGKAGLTVSLLRSGAQAPLPPDIDLSAFRIVQEAMTNVIRHAGTDRCDVVIEQDDRELTIEVIDGGRGGAGSSDHGFGISGMRERVSLLGGDFSAGRGTSGGFRVHARIPLPGEGS
- a CDS encoding alpha/beta hydrolase, translated to MKKNVVLAVLAMIVTPSASTLLAPPATAPPASITRPPGQYLLFDPAGQGRVAQVFGDLDTARRIAVLVPGMSNRLANFWRGVGGRNYRSPATQAANLRQAMGPGEHAVIAWLGYDTPQTMRQAGRQELAATGADNLVAFVGELAAAHPNATITLLGHSYGSTVIGLAASRLPARVTDIAVFGSPGMGVDRVAELGTSARVWAGQSAGDWVRWVPGIRWFGIGHGTKPADPAFGARLFATADVDDHDHYLAPGTDSLAALARIAGGTP
- a CDS encoding FkbM family methyltransferase, whose protein sequence is MTILNAVANTLSRHTRYLDNELHTIGGLVRPGDVCLDVGSAAGLYSRTLSDLVGPAGLVHSVEPLSFGHPFWSRVLGARRRGNVRHHAVALGAQPGRAAMRVPYTASGPATSRSFLGRESRGLGSTAEFVRHEDVVVEVSTVDALVAEAGLERLDFVKIDVEGGELHVLHGAARTVERFRPAMFIEIEERHTARYDHSPGDVVAWLTARGYTMYTWQRGWVPAERVCPHTNNYLFRSS
- a CDS encoding glycosyltransferase translates to MRIVFVAAPLQGHLLPLVPLAAACRDAGHDVVLAGGGFPGDVLGLRTADIGARFHLQRSALRVALRRPGLARAELRGTAGQEMVGELFGRANQALIDPLLALARRERPDLIVYESLSEAGAVVAARLGVPSVLQEASLWPATELFRAVAGSRAMRGQDVPAPALTIATTPPSLRGAPAADEFSMRPVPFSGGGAVPDWLLSAGDRPRVVVSRSTLTGPNSGDPGPAVIAAAAQVDAEFVLVRPAVTGHLPANVRTVDRVPLDRVLPFAAAFVHHGGAGSVLGGLAVGVPQLATPGAGDRRYNAGLLARRGAGLAVEAKAIGAADLTTLLTDGALRTAAKEVAAEIAAMPAPATVVPALEKL
- a CDS encoding TetR/AcrR family transcriptional regulator codes for the protein MRRQLHLMGCRVGAVPAIKSRRAPTKGDQREQALVDAARAVFRDKPISQVTIDELAGAAGITRSGFYFYFESKQALFAAVVDQGIAEADLEVAEWLDSDGLDRAGLRRGLAAGLARWKVDGRWLREAFLAPDPGDDVLQIRDRLVRRGCTLFSKRIERDARAGLTVGGPPDLLAKMAVHLRGAMFAEVYADPGAFDEDELLDTLTDAILRLIYGRVPAALEEGDEGGQDQGENR